Sequence from the Natronomonas marina genome:
GCGGCGAGGAGGTCAACATGCCGTACAACTGCGGGAGCTGCGGCGGGACCTACTGCAGCGCCCACCGGCTGCCGGAGAACCACAGCTGTCCCGGCCTGGAGCAGTGGAACGACCCCGACGCCGTCTTCGACAGCGGCTTCGACGACTCGGTCGACGCCGGCGGCTCCTCGGGCGGCCTCCGCTCGAAGGTCGGCCTCGACACCGGCCCCGGCGGCCCGCTGGCGTACTTCCGGGGCAACTTCGCGTACCTGTTCCTCGGGCTCTCGGTCGTCGTCTTCGGCCTGCAGTTCCTCGTCGCGCCGCTGTTCGGCGCACCGCCCGGCTCGCCGGCGTGGTACGATATCTTCACCCTCTCGACGGCCAACCCCGAGTTCGTCTGGACGTGGTTCGTCTCCATCTTCGCCCACGGCGGGATCACGCACCTGCTGTTCAACGCCATCGCGCTGTACTTCTTCGGCCCCATCGTCGAGCGACAGGTCGGCTCGAGGAAGTTCGCCGCCCTCTTTCTCGTCAGCGGCATCGCCGCCGGCCTCGGCCAGGTCGGCCTCGCGCTGTTCACCGGCGAGGCCGCCCGCGTCCTCGGTGCCTCCGGCGCCATCATGGCCATCATGGGCGTCCTCTCGATGACAGCGCCGGACCTGAAGGTGCTGCTGTTCTTCGTCATCCCGATGTCGGTGCGGACCCTGACCATCCTCTTTGCGGGCTTCTCCATCTTCATGGTGGCGGCTAACACCACCGGCAGCGGCCTCCTCAGCGGCGTCGCCCACTTCGCGCACCTGGTCGGCCTCTTCATCGGCCTCTGGTACGGCAACCGCATCAAGGGCCGCGTCGGCCGCGGCCCACAGCAGTTGAACCTCGGTCCCGGCCGCGGCGGTCCCGGCGGCCCGGGCGGCCCCGGTCGCCGGCCCTGATGGACCTCGTCCGCGAGCGGTTCCGCCCCGACGGCTCCCTGTCCCGCGAGGCGATGGAGACGATGCAGCACGACATCGCCGAGACCGCGGTCTTCGCCGACGACGCCGACGTCACTCCCGACGACGTTCGCTCGGGCGACGCGCTCGTGGCCGGCGTCGACCAGGCCTTCCTCGACGGCGAGCGGGCCGTCTCCGCCGTCGTCGTCCTCCGGCGTGGCGAGGTGGTCGCCCGCGCCAGCGCGGTGACGCCGCTGTCGATTCCGTACGTGCCGGGCCTGCTCGCCTTCCGGGAGGGCGAGCCGATTCTGGCGGCCCTGGAGAGCCTCGACGTCGACCCGGACCTGCTCGTCGTCGACGGCAGCGGTCGAATCCACTTCCGGGAGGCCGGCCTCGCCACCCACGTCGGCGTCTGTTTCGACGTCCCGGCCGTCGGCGTCGCCAAGAACCTCCTCTGTGGGACGCCCCGGGCGCCGGTCGACGCCCTCAAGGAGGGCGCCCGCGTCCCAATCGAGGCCGACGACTCGATGACCGCCCCCGACGGCGAGGTGGTCGGCCACGCCTACCAGAGCCGCCAGTACCCGAACTCGACGACGGTGAACCCGCTGTACGTCTCGCCGGGGCACCGCCTGTCGGCGGCGACGGCCGTCGAGTTCGTCGCGGCGACGGGCGGCGAGTACAAACTGCCGCGGCCGACGCGACTGGCCGACGCCTACGCCGACGAGTTGAAGACGGACCTTTGAAAGCTAGAGGGACAGATGGGGGAGATCCCCCGCGAGTTCGGGGCGTCGATTCGCTCGAATTCGCACAACTGCCTCGAGGACAACGCAGGGTGCGTCGAGACGTTCGCCCTCGAAGCCGAGTACAGCGACTTCCTCCGGTTTATCGGGATAGTTCGAGGCGCGGCCGAGTCACTTTCGGTCGAGTACACGGTTGTCCCCATCGGTACGATGCAACCGGAGGGTGGCGAGCACTGAGTACGTCGTCACTGGCGGGTTCGGCAAGAACACGATCAGTCTATATTAATTCTTGCCGAGAATAAGCCAGTAGTTATTATCTTATACGTTCTAGTAAGGCAAGTTTATTATAATAGTAGCAGAAATTGTTAAACCAGAGATGGCACACATTCACCTCGGAGAAGGCTCGTTCCCGCTGTGGGCACTGGTACTCTGGACGCTGCTCGGCGTCGGACTGATCGGTGCCGTCGTCTACCGAGTCCGGAAAGGGGGTATCAGGACACACCAGATCGCACTCGCCGGCATCGGTGCGGCCGCGAGCTTCGCGATCTTCCAGCTGAACATCCCCGTGTGGGGTGGTATCCACATGAACCTCACCGGTCTCGTCGGCATCCTCGCCGGGCCGCTGCTCGGAGCGCTCATTGCACTGGTCGTCAATATCTTCTCGGCAGCGCTCGGACATGGTGCGGTCGGCCTGCTGGGCGCAAATACGCTCGTCAACGCGAGCGAAGCTATCGTCGCCTACTACGCGTTCAAGACGCTGATAGGGATGGACTGGGACGTCTTCCCCGCAAGCGCGAGTGCCGCCACGCTCGGTCTCTCGGCGGGGGCCTTCCTGATGGGAGCGATCATCGTCATCAGTGGCGTCAACGGGAGCGCGCTGCCGCGCGGTGACCTGACGATTGCCGTCGCTGGTCTCGTCGGGCTCAACCTCGGCGTCGCCGTCATCGAGGGCATCCTGACGGGCTTCATCGTGCAGTTCCTCGCGTCCGTCCGCCCCGACCTCGTCGGTCTCACCGACCGTAACAGCCGCGACGAAACGACCGGGGTGACCGCCTGATGCAGCGCTGGAAGCAGTATGGTGGCCTGGCCGCCCTCTTCGCTGCCTTTCTCGCCGCTGGGTACGGGGGCTTCACCGCAACCGGCGGCGCACTGCCGTGGGCCAAACGCTCCGCGAAAGCGCTCCAGCGCGGTGTGCAGGAGGGAGGCGGTTCGCTCGTCGACTTCGGCCGGGGCATCGTGGTGGCCGGACCCATCCGCAAGAGCGGGCTGATGCTCGAATTTCTCGGCCTCGTCGTCCTGCTGGCCGCTATCGGTATCGGGCTGTACGTCTACGTCGACCGCTACGGCGGCTTCGAGGACGGAGAGCGCCCGGCACAGTAACCGTGACGACGCTCTCGAACCACGTTCCCGACCCGCGGCTCATCACGTCGTTCGCCGAGCAGCGGGACGGGCCGCTGCACCGCGTCAATCCCTGGACGAAGGTCGGCGTCGTCGGCGCACTCGTCCTCTCCGTCACGGTGTTCGACCGCCTCGCGCTCCTGGCCGGACTGTACGGAGCCGTGCTGGCGGTCTACGGACTCGCGGGGCTGCCCTTCCGACGGTTGGCCGGCTGGTACACGCTCCCGATGCTGTTCATCGTCTCGGTCGCCGTGCCGCTGGCGTTTCTCGAACCGGGGACGCCGATGGGCGGCGCGCTCTCGACGCCACTCGGCGAGATTTCGGTCACGCGGGCCGGTCTCGTGCTCTTCGGGGAACTCACCTGTCGGTCACTCACGGTGGTCACGTTCACCTTGACGGCGTCGATGACAACCAAATACACCGACGTTGCGTACATGCTCGGACGACTACTCCCGCGGCCCATCGACCAGATAGCGTTGCTCACCTACCGGTTCACGTTCGTCATGATCGAGACGCTCGAGGACCTGGTGAAAGCCGCACTCTCCCGGGGTGCGAACTTCTCGGAGTTCTGGTCGAACAAACGGCTGTACGCGAGAATCCTCGGGATGACGATGCTGTCGGCAATCGAGCAGTCCGAACGACTCGTCAAGTCGATGGAAGCCCGTGGCTACACTGGCGACATCACGCTGTACGGCGACGTCTCGCGGCCACCGATCCACGAACTATTCATCGTGGTGGGTTCGTACGTTGCTGTCGTCGGCTACGCAGCGGTCGCGGTCTACGGGGTGGGGCTGTGAGTCGAGACGATTCACCGCTGGTCGACCTCCAGTGTGAGGCTCACACCTACCCCGACGGGACGGTCGGCATGCACGACGTCGACCTCTCGGTGTACCCCGACGAGGTCGTCGCACTCGTCGGTGGCAACGGTGCCGGGAAGTCGACGCTCCTCGAACATCTGAACGCGACGCTCGTCCCCGACGACGGCGAACTCGTCGTCGACGGCACGCCGATCACCGAAGACAACGAGGCCCACGCACGGACCGAAGTCGGGTTCGTCTTCCAGGACGCCGATACGCAACTCGTCGCGCCCACGGTCCTCGATGACGTGATGTTCGGTCTCCAGAACTACGGCGTGTCCGGTGACGAAGCGAGAACGCGCGCTCGTGAGGCGCTCGCAACTGTCGACGCGAGCCACCTCGACGACCGAATCCCCCACTATCTGAGCGGTGGCGAGAAACGCCTCGTCGGCCTCGCTGGCGTGCTGGTGCTCGACCCGAGTGTGATCGTGCTGGACGAACCGCTCGCGGGACTCGACCCCGAGCGATCCCAACTGGTCACCGAGCGAATCGAGGAGATTCACGAGGACGGTATCAGCGTCGTCCTCTCGACGCACGACCTCGAATTTGCCGCCGAAATCGCGGACCGTGTCTGCGTGATGGCCGACGGCAACGTCGTCGGGAGTGGGACGCCCCGAGAGGTGTTCTACGACGACGCGCTGTTGGCGGACGCGAACCTTCACCCTCCCAGTGCGGTTCGTGTGGCCCGCGATGCAGGGGTGGGGGCGACCGCACGGCCGGTGACGGAAGCGGACCTAGTGTCGCTCCTCACGGAGGCCGACGATCTGGAAACCGAACAGACCCTCTCTCGGGGTAGTTGATACGGTCCCCGACCGCGATTCGCTCCGTGGTATCGTCTTCGTCGATAGCTGGCGGTGAGCGACGAAGGGGAGGCATCGACCCGAGCGTCGAACCGTCAGCCGTCGAGCAGCGCCGCCACGTCGTGCAGCGACTCGACCTCGTGGGTCGCGTCGACCGGGAGGTCGACCTCGCGGGTGTGGGGCCGGCGGACGAACGCCGAGTCCAGTCCGGCGCGGTCGGCGGCGACGACGTCGGTCGCGCTGTCGCCGACGTACAGCGCCGAGGCCGCGTCGAGGTCCGAGAGCGCCCGGTCGACGTAGTGGGTGTTCGGTTTCTTGCGTTCGAGGCTCTCGACGGACATCTCGCGGCCGTAGTAGGTGTCGAAGGTCCCGTCCCACCCGAAGTGATCGAGGAGGAACTCGATTGTCGTGTGGTGGTTGTTGCTCACGACGCCGCTGGGGAGCGCGCCGTCGAGGACGGCCTCGACGTCGTCGTAGCACTCGCGGTTGCCCGCCCTGAACGCCTCGCGCTGGGACCGGTCGTCGTGGCGTTCGCGCGCCAGCCACAGTCGTTCGGGGTCGACCCCGTAGGCGGCGCCGATCTCTTCGAGGACGTCGACGGTCACGCCCGACGTGAGGTCGTCGACGTGGCGGTCGGCGGGGTCGGCGACGCCGACCGACCGGAAGGCCTCGCGGATGGCCGCCCGCTGGGTCTCCGCCGCCGGCGGTTCGACGAGCACGCCGTCGTTGTCGAACAGTACCGCGTCGTAGGAGGGCACTTGACTTCCTCCCACGGCTGAAGCCGTGGGATTCCCGCATTGGGATATTAAGGTTTGCAGGCGACTTGTTCTTGTGGGCGTACTCTGCCCGTGGATTTGTCGAACAAGCGCACTGCTGGCTGAGCCAAACAGCCGTTACTCCTATCCTGTGAAGGATTCGGAGTTACCGTCGCTCGCATGTTCTCCGCCGCGTTCAAATCGCTATTGGCGACCAGTTCGCAGTTCTCGCAGACGTACAACCCACGCTCAACACGATTCGAGGTGGCTTCAGTGCCGCACTCACAGCACGTTTTCGACGTTTTCACCCCTGCTTCGTCAACACGCTCCACGTCGATGCCACGTTCTTCCGCCTTGTACTCAATGTGACTGAGGAGCGTCTCGAACGCCCAGTCGTGCAGGCGTTTGTTCCCGTGCCGCCCCCAGTCTTCATCGTCACGGATGTTCTTCGGATGGCCGACAGCGATTGTCTCTACGCCACGGTCGGCACACTGCTGCACGATGTCTTTGGAGAGGGCGTGCAGGAAGTGGTTTTGTCGGCGTGCTTTCTTCCGCCGCGCCCACGCTGCGTGGTTGCTCGGCCCGTTTTCACCTTCCGTGCCGTATTCTTCGTGGCGGAAGTAGTGGGCGTCCTCTTTCAGGGCGTTACCCGGATACAGCAGTGTCTCGTCACCGACAGAGACAGCTGCCGTATTGCAGATACCGAGGTCAACTCCTGCCGTGTTCTCACCGGTAGCATCGGCTGTCTCAACTCGCATCTTGCAGACGAAGTGGAGGTCCCACTGCTCGCCAGTCCAGACAGCCCGCACCGTCTGGACGTTTTCAACAGCGTCGAGTGTCTGCTCGGCTGTCTGGAGCGTGTATTCACAGAGGATGTAGTCAGCGGCGTACCGCGACTTTTTGTGGTTCGTTCCTTTCGAGAGCCGGACACGGTTGTACTGGGTGTCGAGTTTGAAGCCCTGATTTTTCCACGTCACCGTCGAGCGTGGGTGGTCGTCGCCGTGTTTGCGGTAGCCGGGCGGGTTCGCGTCCGGGTCGTCCTGTTCGTACCACGAGACGAACGCCTCACCGAGTTCCTGAAGAACTCGCTGACTAGATTGGCTGTGCAAGTCTGCATACCGTTCGTGTGTTTTGAGGTACGAACAGAGGTCGTCGGTGTCTGGAATGTGGCCGATAGCGTCCCAGACGCGCTGGATTGTCCACCGGCCGACGTTCCACAGTTTACTGGCGGCAAAGCCATGCGAATCGAGGTCATCACTGACTTGCGAGTGGTTGTGGATACTCGCTTTGAGTGTCCGAGTGACGACCCGATTCGCCATATGTAAGTATAGTATCTTTACTTACATAAAGGTTGGTGTCAGCGTGGAATATCCAGCCGAGCGTGCGAGCGTGGGTTGTCTCCCATCGTGTCGGCTTCATCCCACGGCTGAAGCCGTGGGCTTTCGCCTTGAAATTCTGTAAGACGGTACCGGGCCGTCGATGGTGGGCGTTTCGGTTCGCCGAGCGGCGCGTGCTTACCGGGGTCGGTCTGTTGCTCGTCATCGACCCCGAGGCCCTGTACGCGTCCCGGGGGCTCCTGTCTCGGGGGCCGGTCACTCCTGCTGGGGCCCAGTCCCTCGAACAGAGAAGACAACGAGCGTCACGCCCACGATCGTGACCAGCACGCCCACGAGCGCGACGGCTAGACCGGCGGTCTCGACAGCGTAACCGGCAATCAGGACACCGAGGACGGCGGCTATGATGCCGAATCCGTACGTCCATTCCAGCGAGCGTGCGCCGAGCACCGCCGAGGCTACGACTCCCAGCAACGCTACGGAGACCCCTATCCAGTACAGCAGTGTAATCGAGGTGACGAGTACGACGATGATACCGAGGACGGCGATTCCGACGCCGAGCGCCCCGGCGCGGATGGTCGCGATTTCACCCTCTGTAAGCTCACTCATCACCATCACCTCCGTTTCCGCCGTCCCCGACGGTCGGGATAAGACGGCCGTGCTGGGAGTCCGCTCGACGAAGTCGGTACCCCACCAATGCCAGCCCCAGGCCAGCAGCGAGGAACCACCAGTACCAGCAGAGGAGGAACTCCCCGAGCGAAACCCCGTACGCCGCACACTCCGGCTCCACGGACCCACTGACGACATCGACACTGACCTCTCTGGTGAACGATTCCCGTTCGGTCGTGTCCACTCCCTGACGGTCAACGAGCGACGCAGTGACGTTGTACCGACCCAGTCGCTCGAACCGCCTCACGAAGGTAACTTCTCGGGTCTCGCCGTCCGGAACGGTCGTGTTGCGCTCGGCAACGACATCACCGCGGACGCGGAGGCGGACAAGGCCAGTCTCGGGTTCCCCACTCGTCCCGCCAGTTGTCGCTGTGCTGGTTGCGTTTCCTGGCGGGTTCCGGACAGTGACTGTGAACTCCACGCCCCCGGATTTCCGAACACGCGTCCGGTTGACCGTCAGCGATTGGACGCGCAGGTCACCCTCGTCGGACGGTTCAAGCGTCGGCGTTTGCGTCGGTGGCTGAGGCGTCGAATCACTCCCCGAGCCGTCGGAATCACCGCCGTCATCGGTATCGCTCACTGCGTCGATGTAGTCCGGAACGCCGTCGCCATCCGTGTCCGTCGTCCCCTCCACCTCGTCAGGGATGCCGTCACCGTCCGAGTCGGCGTCCTTGTAGTTGGGGATGCCGTCGCCATCCGTGTCCGTCGTCCCCTCCACCTCGTCAGGGATGCCGTCACCGTCCGAGTCGGTATCGACGAAGTCCGAACTTCCGTCACCATCCGTGTCACCAGCACCCTCGGTGGCGTCCGTAACGCCATCACCATCGCTGTCGGTATCGCGGTAGTCCGGCGTGCCGTCACCGTCGGTGTCGCCTGCGCCCTCGGTGGCGTCGTCGATACCGTCGTCGTCCGAATCGGTATCGCGGGCGTTGATGGTCCCGTCGCCGTCCGTGTCGGTCTCGCTGTCGGCGTCCTCCGTGCTGTCGGAGATACCGTCGCCGTCGGTGTCGGCGTCGTTGGGGTCGGTCTCGCCGCCGTCGAGTGAGCCATCGCCGTCCTCGTCCTCGTTGCCGTCGGTGATGCCGTCGCCGTCGTTGTCGTCGTCGAGGTAGTTCGCGGTCCCGTCGCCGTCCGTGTCGGTCGTCCCCTCCGTCGCCGACCCGTCGTCGAGTGAGCCGTCACCGCTCCGGTCGGTCGGGTCGTCGCTGTCGACGTCGCGGTAGTTCGCGGTGCCGTCGCCGTCCGCATCGCCGGAGCCTTCCGTGCTGTCCGGGATGCCGTCGTCGTCGGAGTCGGTGTCGCGGTAATCCGGTGTGCCGTCGCCATCGGTGTCGCCCGTGCCCTCCGTGCTGTCCGGGATGTCGTCGTCGTCCGAATCGTCGTCGAGGGCGTCGATGGTGCCGTCGCCGTCCGTGTCGACGGCGCTACCGCCGTCGGTCTCGACGTCGTCGTCGATGCCGTCGTCGTCCGAGTCGGCGTCGGTCGGGTCGGTCCCCAGGTTCTGCTCCTCGCCATTGGTCAGACCGTCGTCGTCAAGGTCGCCGTCCGGTCCGTCGTCGTCGTCCTCGTCGAGGTAGTTCGGCGTCCCATCGCCGTCGGCGTCGCCGGTGCCCTCGTCGGCATCTGGCTTGCCGTCGCCGTCGGCGTCCTCGTCGAGGTAGTTCGGCGTGCCGTCGCCGTCCGTGTCGGTCGTTCCTTCCGTCGAATCGGGAATACCGTCGTCGTCGGAGTCGGTATCGCGGGCGTCGATGGTGCCGTCACCGTCCGTGTCGGTGTCGGTGTCTGCACCTTCCGTGCTGTCGTCGATGCCGTCGCCATCCGTGTCGGAGTCGTAGGGGTCGGTCTCACCGCCGTCGAGTGAGCCGTCGCCGTCTTCGTCCTCCTCGCCGTCGGCGAGACCGTCGTCGTCGCTGTCGTCGTCGAGGTAGTTCGGCGTCCCGTCACCGTCGGCGTCATTCGTTCCTTCCGTGGTGTCAGGGATACCATCGCCATCCGAATCGGTATCGCGGTAGTTCGGCGTGCCGTCGCCGTCGGTATCACCTGCCCCTTCTTCGGAGTCGGGGATACCGTCATCGTCGCTGTCCGAATCGAGGGCGTCGATGGTGCCGTCGCCGTCCGTGTCGATGGGACTTCCCTCGTCGGTCTCGATGTCGTCGTCGATGCCGTCGTCGTCGGAGTCGGGGTCGGTCGGGTCGGTGCCGAGGTTCTGCTCCTCGCCATTGGTCAGACCGTCGTCGTCGAGGTCGCCGTCCGGTCCGTCGTCGTCATCGGGGTCCAGGTAGTTCGGCGTCCCGTCACCGTCGGCGTCACCCGTTCCTTCCGTGCTGTCGGGCTTGCCGTCGCCGTCCGAATCCTCGTCTAAGTAGTCAGGCGTGCCGTCGCCGTCGGTGTCCGTCGTTCCTTCCGTCGTGTCGTCGATGCCGTCGCCGTCGCTGTCCTCGTCGAGGTAGTTCGGTGTGCCGTCGTCGTCCGCGTCGCCGGCACCCTCTGTACTGTCGTCGATACCATCGCCGTCACTGTCCTCGTCTAAGTAGTCCGGCGTGCCGTCACCGTCGGTGTCTGTCGTTCCTTCCGTGCTGTCCGGGATGCCGTCGTCGTCCGCGTCCTCGTCGAGGTAGTTCGGCGTCCCGTCACCGTCGGCATCACCGGTGCCCTCCGCCGAATCTGAGATGCCGTCCCCATCGGAGTCGCTATCGAGGTAGTTCGGCGTTCCGTCGGTGTCCGTGTCCGTCGTTCCTTCGGTAGCGTCGTCAATGCCGTCACCGTCCGAATCGGTGTCGCGGTAATCCGGCGTGCCGTCACCGTCGGTGTCGCCCGTCCCTTCCGTCGAATCGGGGATTCCGTCGTCGTCGGAGTCGCTATCACGGTAGTCCGGCGTGCCGTCACCGTCCGTGTCCCCCGTCCCCTCGGTGGCGTCGTCGATCCCGTCGCCGTCACTGTCATCGTCGAGGTAGTCGGGCGTTCCATCGCCGTCGGTATCGGTGGTGCCCTCCGTACTGTCGTCGATGCCATCACCGTCCGAATCGGTATCCTGGAAGTTCGGCGTGCCGTCACCGTCGGTATCGCCTGCGCTCTCGGTGCTATCGTCGATACCGTCGCCATCCGAGTCGGTATCGCGGTAATCCGCAACACCGTCGCCGTCCGTATCGGCCGTTCCCTCCGTGCTGTCTGCGATACCATCGCCATCCGAGTCGGTGTCGCGGTAGTCCGCAACCCCGTCGCCGTCGGTGTCGGCCGTCCCCTCCGTCGAATCGGGGATGCTGTCGTCGTCCGAATCGTCGTCGAGGGCGTCGATGGTGCCGTCGCCGTCCGTGTCGACGGGACTTCCCTCGTCGGTCTCGACGTCGTCGTCGATGCCGTCGTCGTCCGAGTCGGCGTCGTTCGGGTCGGTGCCGAGGTTCTGCTCTTCGCCGTTTGTCAGACCGTCATCGTCGAGGTCGCCGGCAGGCCCATCGTCGTCGTCGGGGTCCAGGTAGTTCGGCGTCCCATCGCCGTCGGCGTCGCCGGTGCCCTCGGTGCTATCCAGCTTCCCGTCACCGTCGGAGTCGGCGTCGCGGTAGTTCGCGGTGCTGTCACCGTCGGTGTCGGCCGTCCCCTCCGTCGAATCGGGGATGCCGTCGTCGTCACTGTCATCGTCGAGGTAGTCGGGCGTGCCATCGCCGTCGGTGTCGCCGGTGCCCTCGGTGCTATCGGAGATACCGTCGCCGTCCGAATCGGTGTCCTGGAAGTTCGGCGTGCCGTCGCCATCCGCGTCACCGGCGTCCTCTGTACTGTCGTCGATTCCATCGCCATCGGAGTCGGTATCGAGGTAGTCCGCCGTCCCATCGCCGTCGGTGTCGGCTGTTCCCTCGGTACTGTCGGGGATACCGTCATCGTCGCTGTCCGTGTCCTGGTAGTCGGGCGTGCCGTCGCCATCGGCGTCGCCCGTCCCTTCCGTCGAATCGGGGATTCCGTCGTCGTCCGAATCGGTATCGCGGGCGTCGATGGTGCCGTCCCCGTCCGTGTCGACGGCGTTGCCGCCGTCGGTTTCGACCTCGTCGTCGATGCCGTCGCCGTCGGTGTCGGCGTCGTTGGGGTCGGTGCCGAGGCTGTTCTCTTCGCCGTTGGTCAGGCCGTCGTCGTCAAGGTCGCCGTCCGGTCCGTCGTCGTCGTTGACGTCTAGGTAGTTCGGCGTCCCATCGCCGTCGGCGTCGCCGGTGCCCTCGTCGGCATCTGGCTTGCCGTCACCGTCGCTGTCCTCGTCGAGGTAGTTCGGGATGCCATCGCCGTCGGCATCACCGGTCCCCTCGGTGGAATCGGTGATACCGTCGCCGTCGGCGTCGGTGTCGATGTAGTTGGGTGTGCCGTCGCCGTCGGCATCGCCTGTTCCCTCGGTGCCGTCGGGGATGCCGTCGCCGTCGGCGTCCGTGTCGCGGGCGTCGATCGAGCCGTCGCCGTCGGTATCCCGGTCGCTGGCAGCGTCTTCGCTGTTGTCGTCGATGCCATCACTGTCGGTATCGGAGTCGTAGGGATCGGTCTCACCACCGTCGAGGACGCCGTCGCCGTCCTCGTCCTCGTCGCCGTCGGCGAGACCGTCGTCGTCCGAGTCGGTATCCTGGAAGTTCGGGACGTTGTCGCCGTCCGGGTCGTCGGTCCCCTCAGTGCCGTCGAGGATGCCGTCGCCGTCGGCGTCCTGGTCGAGGTAGTTCGGCGTGCCGTCGCCGTCGGCGTCGCCGGCACCCTCTGTGCTGTCGTCGATACCATCGCCGTCACTGTCCTCGTCGCGGTAGTTCGGCGTCCCGTCGCCGTCGGCGTCGCCAGTCCCTTCTGTCGAATCGGGGATGCCGTCGCCGTCCGTATCGCTGTCCAGGTAATCGGGCGTCCCGTCGCCATCAAGGTCAGTCATTCCTTCCGTCGAATCGGTGATTCCGTCGTCGTCCGAGTCGGTATCCTTGAAGTTCGGCGTGCCGTCCCCGTCAGTGTCAGTCGTCCCCTCCGTCGAATCGGTGATTCCGTCGCCGTCGGAGTCGGTGTCGCGGTAGTTCGCGACCCCATCGCCGTCGGTGTCGCCCGTCCCTTCCGTGGTGTCAGGGATGCCGTCGCCATCTGAGTCGGAATCACGGTAGTTCGGCGTGCCGTCGCCGTCCGTGTCGGTGGTGCCCTCCGTCGAATCGGTGATGCTGTCGTCGTCCGAATCGGTGTCGCGGGCGTCGATGGTGCCGTCGCCGTCGGTGTCGACCGAGCTTCCGCCATCCGTCTCAACGTTGTCGTCGATACCGTCACCGTCGGAGTCGGGGTCGTCGGGGTCGGTGCCCAGCGTCTGCTCCTCGCCGTTGGTCAGGCCGTCGTCGTCGAGGTCGCCGGCAGGGCCGTCATCATCGTCGGGGTCGAGGTAGTTGGGCGTGCCGTCGCCGTCGCTGTCACCCGTTCCCTCGTCAGTATCCGGCTTCCCGTCGCCGTCCGAATCGGTGTCGCGGTAGTTCGAGGTGCTGTCCCCGTCGATGTCGGCCGTCCCCTCGGTGCCGTCGGGGATGCCGTCCCCGTCGCTGTCGGTATCGAGG
This genomic interval carries:
- a CDS encoding endonuclease V produces the protein MDLVRERFRPDGSLSREAMETMQHDIAETAVFADDADVTPDDVRSGDALVAGVDQAFLDGERAVSAVVVLRRGEVVARASAVTPLSIPYVPGLLAFREGEPILAALESLDVDPDLLVVDGSGRIHFREAGLATHVGVCFDVPAVGVAKNLLCGTPRAPVDALKEGARVPIEADDSMTAPDGEVVGHAYQSRQYPNSTTVNPLYVSPGHRLSAATAVEFVAATGGEYKLPRPTRLADAYADELKTDL
- a CDS encoding energy-coupling factor ABC transporter ATP-binding protein, translating into MHDVDLSVYPDEVVALVGGNGAGKSTLLEHLNATLVPDDGELVVDGTPITEDNEAHARTEVGFVFQDADTQLVAPTVLDDVMFGLQNYGVSGDEARTRAREALATVDASHLDDRIPHYLSGGEKRLVGLAGVLVLDPSVIVLDEPLAGLDPERSQLVTERIEEIHEDGISVVLSTHDLEFAAEIADRVCVMADGNVVGSGTPREVFYDDALLADANLHPPSAVRVARDAGVGATARPVTEADLVSLLTEADDLETEQTLSRGS
- a CDS encoding energy-coupling factor ABC transporter permease, whose protein sequence is MAHIHLGEGSFPLWALVLWTLLGVGLIGAVVYRVRKGGIRTHQIALAGIGAAASFAIFQLNIPVWGGIHMNLTGLVGILAGPLLGALIALVVNIFSAALGHGAVGLLGANTLVNASEAIVAYYAFKTLIGMDWDVFPASASAATLGLSAGAFLMGAIIVISGVNGSALPRGDLTIAVAGLVGLNLGVAVIEGILTGFIVQFLASVRPDLVGLTDRNSRDETTGVTA
- a CDS encoding cobalamin transport operon protein; this encodes MQRWKQYGGLAALFAAFLAAGYGGFTATGGALPWAKRSAKALQRGVQEGGGSLVDFGRGIVVAGPIRKSGLMLEFLGLVVLLAAIGIGLYVYVDRYGGFEDGERPAQ
- a CDS encoding rhomboid family intramembrane serine protease is translated as MATCDVCGEEVNMPYNCGSCGGTYCSAHRLPENHSCPGLEQWNDPDAVFDSGFDDSVDAGGSSGGLRSKVGLDTGPGGPLAYFRGNFAYLFLGLSVVVFGLQFLVAPLFGAPPGSPAWYDIFTLSTANPEFVWTWFVSIFAHGGITHLLFNAIALYFFGPIVERQVGSRKFAALFLVSGIAAGLGQVGLALFTGEAARVLGASGAIMAIMGVLSMTAPDLKVLLFFVIPMSVRTLTILFAGFSIFMVAANTTGSGLLSGVAHFAHLVGLFIGLWYGNRIKGRVGRGPQQLNLGPGRGGPGGPGGPGRRP
- a CDS encoding HAD family hydrolase, with the protein product MPSYDAVLFDNDGVLVEPPAAETQRAAIREAFRSVGVADPADRHVDDLTSGVTVDVLEEIGAAYGVDPERLWLARERHDDRSQREAFRAGNRECYDDVEAVLDGALPSGVVSNNHHTTIEFLLDHFGWDGTFDTYYGREMSVESLERKKPNTHYVDRALSDLDAASALYVGDSATDVVAADRAGLDSAFVRRPHTREVDLPVDATHEVESLHDVAALLDG
- a CDS encoding RNA-guided endonuclease InsQ/TnpB family protein; translated protein: MANRVVTRTLKASIHNHSQVSDDLDSHGFAASKLWNVGRWTIQRVWDAIGHIPDTDDLCSYLKTHERYADLHSQSSQRVLQELGEAFVSWYEQDDPDANPPGYRKHGDDHPRSTVTWKNQGFKLDTQYNRVRLSKGTNHKKSRYAADYILCEYTLQTAEQTLDAVENVQTVRAVWTGEQWDLHFVCKMRVETADATGENTAGVDLGICNTAAVSVGDETLLYPGNALKEDAHYFRHEEYGTEGENGPSNHAAWARRKKARRQNHFLHALSKDIVQQCADRGVETIAVGHPKNIRDDEDWGRHGNKRLHDWAFETLLSHIEYKAEERGIDVERVDEAGVKTSKTCCECGTEATSNRVERGLYVCENCELVANSDLNAAENMRATVTPNPSQDRSNGCLAQPAVRLFDKSTGRVRPQEQVACKP
- a CDS encoding energy-coupling factor transporter transmembrane component T family protein, whose amino-acid sequence is MTTLSNHVPDPRLITSFAEQRDGPLHRVNPWTKVGVVGALVLSVTVFDRLALLAGLYGAVLAVYGLAGLPFRRLAGWYTLPMLFIVSVAVPLAFLEPGTPMGGALSTPLGEISVTRAGLVLFGELTCRSLTVVTFTLTASMTTKYTDVAYMLGRLLPRPIDQIALLTYRFTFVMIETLEDLVKAALSRGANFSEFWSNKRLYARILGMTMLSAIEQSERLVKSMEARGYTGDITLYGDVSRPPIHELFIVVGSYVAVVGYAAVAVYGVGL